The Stenotrophomonas indicatrix DNA segment AGCCGCGCCGGCTATGCCGTGCACGCGATCAGCGGCAAACCGGAGCAGAGCGACTTCCTGCACGGCATCGGCGCTGCCGAAGTGCTGCCGCGTGATGCCCTTGCCGACACTGGGCCGCTGCAGTCGGCACGTTTCGGCGGTGGCCTGGACAACGCCGGCGGGCCGATGCTGGCCAGTCTGCTGGCCCAGACCGTGCCTTACGGCAGCGTGGTCAGTGCGGGCCTGGCCGCCAGCCCGACGCTGGACATGACCGTGATGCCCTTCATCCTGCGCGGTGTCTCGCTGCTCGGCGTTTCGTCGGCCAATGCCCCGCGCGCGCTGCGCGAAGAAGTGTGGGCACGCCTGGGTGACGCGTGGAAACCGCAGCACCTGGACCGCATCTGCACCGCCGAAGTCGGTCTGGACGGTCTGCCTGCGGTGTTCGACCGCATGCTGGCGGGCGGCTCGCTTGGCCGCACGGTGGTGCGGATCGACTGAACGTCGCAGGCAGGCGACGGACGGCAGCTGTCGCCCTCCCGCCAACCGGATGCCGGCACTACACTTCCGGCATCACATGGGGAACAACATGGCACGCATTCTGATCGTCGACGACTCACCGTCGCAGCTGTTGGGGATACAGCGCATCGTCGAGAAGCTCGGGCACCAGATCCTGACCGCCACCGATGGCGCGGCCGGGGTGGAGACCGCCAAGGCCGAGCTGCCCGACCTGGTACTGATGGACGTGGTGATGCCCAACCTCAATGGCTTCCAGGCCACCCGCACCCTGGCCCGTGATGAAGCGACCCGGCACATTCCGGTGATCCTGGTGACCACCAAGGACCAGGACACCGACCGTATGTGGGGCATGCGCCAGGGCGCCAAGGCCTACATCACCAAGCCGTTCTCGGAAGACGAACTGTCCGAAGTGCTGGAGCGGGTGTTCGCCGGCCAGGGCTGACACACCGCCCTGATGGATGCCAACCTTGGTTGGCACGCCTTTGCTCTGGTAGGTGCCAACCTTGGTTGGCACGCCTTTGCCGGCCAGCGGCCGGCACCACCGCAATTCGTGCGGACCAAGGTCCGCACCCACCGAAGCAGATCTCAGATCGTTTCGCCAAACGCCTTGGCCAGATTCCGATAGGCCTTCTTCTGCGCCTCGTCGGTCGCCGCCGGGGCGACAATCTCCAGCTCGACGATCTGATCGCCCTCCGGGCTGCCCGGCAGGCCACGCCCACGCAGGCGCAGCTTGCGACCGGCATCGGAGTCGGCCGGGATCTTCAGTTCCACCGCTCCGCCCAAGGTCGGCACGCTGATGCTGGTGCCCAGCGCCGCCTGCCACGGGGTGACCGGCAGCGTGTACAGGATGTTGCGGCCATCGACCTCGAACTGCGGATGCGCGGCGTACTCCACTTCCAGCAGCAGGTTGCCGCCGTGATTGCCCTGCCCAGCCAGGCGGATCACCTGCCCGGGGCGGATGCCCTTGGGCACGCGCACATCCAGCTGCTTGCCGTTGACGGTGATGCGCAGGCTGTCGCCGTTGTAGGCCGCCTCCAGTGGTACCGACAGCTTGGCCCGGGTATCACGGTTGGGTGCATGGCCGTGGCTGCTGAAGCCCGGACCGGGGCCTGCGCCCTGGCCGCCGCGCTGGCGCGCGAACAGGCTCTCGAAGAAGTCGCTGAAGCCACCGTTGGGGCCACCGCCACCACCACCGAATACTTCCTCGAAATTGAAACCGCCGCCGCCGTAGTTCGGCGGCACGTTGAACTCCTCGCCCGGGCGATAGCCCTGCGCGCGCAGCTGATCATAGGCCGCGCGCTTCTCAGGATCGCGCAGCGCCTCGTAGGCTTCGTTGATGGCCTTGAACTTGTCTTCGGCCCCGGCCTCCTTGCTGACGTCCGGGTGGTACTTTCGTGCCAGCCGACGATAGGCGGTCTTGATTTCCGCGTCGCCCGCGCTCGGTTCCACCCCCAGGGTGGCGTAATAATCCTTGAATTCCATCCAGCTACCTCGATTCGCTTCGGCGGCGCCGGTGGCGCTGCCCCGGGTTCATTCTACGCGCCGGCGATGCTACGCCGCCGGTCGTGCGGCAACGGTGAGGCCGACTGATCCAGCGCAATGCACCAGCCATCGCCCTGCCCCATGCTGTGGCTGACAGCCCCCGCGGACGACAGAGATGGGGTGTATACGTGGGTTTTCCAATGTCTTGACGCGCCCGTCCCCTCCTGGCCCCTACCCTCACCCAGCAAGGAGTTCCCATGACCATCCATGTCGGCGACCGCATCCCGGAAGTCACCCTCAAGCGCATCCGCGAAGGTATCGAGACCCTTGATACCCACGCCCTGTTCGATGGGCGCAAGGTGGTGCTGTTTGCCGTGCCCGGTGCGTTCACCCCCACGTGCTCGACCCGCCACCTGCCCGGGTACGTGGAAAAGTTCGAGGCGTTCCGCCATCGCGGCATCGATGTCTACTGCGTGGCGGTCAACGACCCTTTCGTGATGAAAGCCTGGGCCACCGACCAGCACGTGCCCGACGGTCTGCTGATGTTGTCCGACGGCAACGCCGAACTGACCCGCGCGCTTGGCCTGGAGCTCGATGCCAGTGCGTCGGGCATGGGCATCCGTTCGCGCCGC contains these protein-coding regions:
- the pilH gene encoding twitching motility response regulator PilH, which codes for MARILIVDDSPSQLLGIQRIVEKLGHQILTATDGAAGVETAKAELPDLVLMDVVMPNLNGFQATRTLARDEATRHIPVILVTTKDQDTDRMWGMRQGAKAYITKPFSEDELSEVLERVFAGQG
- a CDS encoding DnaJ C-terminal domain-containing protein, with translation MEFKDYYATLGVEPSAGDAEIKTAYRRLARKYHPDVSKEAGAEDKFKAINEAYEALRDPEKRAAYDQLRAQGYRPGEEFNVPPNYGGGGFNFEEVFGGGGGGPNGGFSDFFESLFARQRGGQGAGPGPGFSSHGHAPNRDTRAKLSVPLEAAYNGDSLRITVNGKQLDVRVPKGIRPGQVIRLAGQGNHGGNLLLEVEYAAHPQFEVDGRNILYTLPVTPWQAALGTSISVPTLGGAVELKIPADSDAGRKLRLRGRGLPGSPEGDQIVELEIVAPAATDEAQKKAYRNLAKAFGETI
- a CDS encoding peroxiredoxin, coding for MTIHVGDRIPEVTLKRIREGIETLDTHALFDGRKVVLFAVPGAFTPTCSTRHLPGYVEKFEAFRHRGIDVYCVAVNDPFVMKAWATDQHVPDGLLMLSDGNAELTRALGLELDASASGMGIRSRRFALYVVDGTVRAAWIEEPGQFEVSSAEHVLEHLPT